Proteins from one Cicer arietinum cultivar CDC Frontier isolate Library 1 chromosome 3, Cicar.CDCFrontier_v2.0, whole genome shotgun sequence genomic window:
- the LOC140919864 gene encoding uncharacterized protein translates to MKEWDDHQATLPPAQRAGPVQRKQYETASFMHISGGKYKGRVLGAGSLSSTFKKGPTGYIQTETSSSYASTDRSHRPSIDNDLDQLKKQWASEQEEKTQQLIQAAIDKLNEEWKQKFQEQQQQFQQQQQQFQQQQFSFPPVFHQQFPPRPQYLPQQPLFQQQQNYSQYSQQQQPPPNFQQQHQDPPNSAFQQVQQQPPMFQQQQYFHNYPYVPSSSHQIPQPQPDHQTAYRPTMPTAGLIRPDLNQPQPARAPHSTSGGAIEDEIQFQTMMSPPTQIHNTFEGLLSSGMAGNNDGVSGADQRNYYED, encoded by the coding sequence atgaaagaatgggatgatcatcaagctactcttcctcctgctcagcgagctggtccagtgcagcggaaacaatatgagaccgcaagttttatgcacatcagtggtggcaagtacaaagggcgtgtgctgggtgccggtagtttatcatcaacctttaagaaaggtccaaccggctatattcagactgagacgtcttcttcttatgctagtacggatcgatctcatcgtccgtcgatagataatgatcttgaccagttaaagaagcaatgggcaagtgagcaagaagaaaagacacaacagctgatacaagccgcaattgataaattgaatgaggagtggaaacaaaagtttcaagagcagcagcagcagtttcagcagcaacaacaacaatttcaacaacaacaattttcatttcctcctgtgtttcatcagcagttcccgcctcggcctcaatacttgcctcaacaaccactattccagcagcaacaaaattactctcaatactcccagcagcagcaaccgcctccaaatttccaacagcaacaccaggatcctccgaactctgccttccagcaaGTACAGCAGCAGCCGCCAatgtttcaacaacaacaatattttcataattatccgTATGTTCCGTCCTCTTCACATCAaattcctcaacctcaaccagatcatcaaactgcataccgaccaactatgccaacagctgggttgatcagaccagatttaaatcaacctcaaccagctagGGCTCCTcattcgactagtggtggtgccattgaagatgaaattcaatttcaaaccatgatgtctcctccaacacaaattcataatacttttgagggacttctttCGTCGGGCATGgcaggaaataatgatggtgtgagtggagctgatcagaggaattattatgaggattga